Proteins encoded in a region of the Roseateles sp. SL47 genome:
- a CDS encoding VTT domain-containing protein, with translation MRALIELLIQHDFLLIFLVTLAARIGAPVPAAPLLVVAGGLAAAGRLSGLSLVVAAVLANVLGDAVWFVAGRMHGHRVLRLLCRVSLSPDVCVRQSESLIARWGGSSLLAAKFLPGISVVAAPMAGALGMGWRRFVAYDAVAGLVWTLCFLGLGLVFSNQIQEVLDALANAGKWALVTIVVLLAVAVAWRWWRRHTMARMQGEVERISVEDAAALMDQDMTPVFIDVRSDTGRAADPRTLPGALPIPLARLTEQSDQLPKDRLLVLYCNCPNEISAVTGARQLLDRGHARVLALEGGLDAWEVVERRRAAATPPTSESLA, from the coding sequence ATGCGCGCGCTCATTGAATTGCTGATCCAGCATGACTTCCTGCTCATCTTCCTGGTGACCTTGGCCGCGCGCATTGGAGCCCCGGTCCCTGCCGCGCCTCTGCTGGTGGTGGCCGGTGGCCTCGCGGCCGCAGGGCGGCTGTCCGGCCTCAGCCTGGTGGTGGCGGCGGTCCTGGCGAATGTCCTGGGTGATGCGGTCTGGTTCGTGGCCGGGCGGATGCATGGACACCGGGTGCTGCGGCTGCTCTGCCGCGTGTCCCTGTCGCCGGATGTGTGCGTCCGCCAGAGCGAGAGCCTGATTGCCCGCTGGGGCGGCAGTTCGCTCCTGGCCGCCAAATTCCTGCCTGGTATTTCCGTAGTGGCGGCGCCGATGGCCGGTGCATTGGGCATGGGCTGGCGCCGGTTTGTGGCCTACGACGCCGTGGCGGGCCTGGTCTGGACGCTGTGCTTCCTCGGCCTTGGCCTGGTGTTCAGCAATCAGATCCAGGAAGTGCTGGACGCGCTGGCCAATGCCGGCAAATGGGCCTTGGTCACCATCGTTGTGCTGCTGGCGGTGGCCGTGGCGTGGCGTTGGTGGCGTCGTCACACCATGGCCCGGATGCAGGGGGAGGTGGAGCGCATCAGTGTGGAAGATGCCGCCGCGCTGATGGATCAGGACATGACCCCTGTGTTCATCGATGTGCGCAGTGACACCGGCCGCGCCGCCGACCCGCGCACGCTGCCCGGGGCCTTGCCCATCCCCCTGGCCCGGCTGACGGAGCAATCCGACCAGTTGCCCAAGGACCGGCTGCTGGTGTTGTATTGCAACTGCCCCAATGAAATCTCCGCAGTGACTGGTGCCCGCCAGTTGCTGGACCGCGGGCATGCCCGGGTGCTGGCCCTGGAAGGGGGCCTGGACGCGTGGGAGGTGGTGGAACGGCGCCGCGCTGCGGCCACGCCGCCGACCAGTGAATCGCTTGCTTGA
- a CDS encoding PLP-dependent aminotransferase family protein — protein MHSSDAQLTWGSPSCIHRRPQVLYRSIWPCARYRDGFRSVVCALPSSAKPFPRKSARDSSGDSSRSSSGDPPADAPRSPAGSSTFRYQRLADQLTQALRDRRFPPGSRLPSVRELCETHGASLATVTHALHRLEDAGWIEARPRQGFFASPASADPPGPTTSTPPRLPEALDARRERLMALAAARDEYLSLGHLALPDELLPQAAFRRLFHRHLRAPAITTATVAGSARLKQRLADRLNRRGCEVVASEVVVTQGEGESLRLCLEVLTQPGDRVAVTRPVPLRLLELLHSRRLQVVELSADGALSDGGVDSDGVDADRVDADGVDSPLVDSQRVDRSPSGVHDAQRLVRALAEQIAADPPVLCIVDMTSSALAGVSWDDDSARALVSLCTRHDLPLIECDLFGELPLRPDAPRPLKAFDPADRVLHCGSTACITGVGLAVGWVASGRHRLQLTAARAVHGELLPGLTDAVMADFLAGPDADRHLRRLRRQLLRRMQDWTAAVLAAFPSGTVVQAAPAGHQLWLTLPQGLNAVGLLTAARQHGVSFVPGAVFTAGTALDACLRLTTAHALDETRRAAVQLLGRLASQGLA, from the coding sequence TTTCCCCGGAAATCCGCCAGGGATTCCTCCGGAGACTCCTCCAGGAGTTCCTCCGGAGACCCTCCCGCAGACGCTCCCAGGTCCCCTGCCGGATCGTCGACCTTTCGCTATCAACGGCTCGCCGACCAGCTCACCCAAGCCCTGCGGGACCGGCGGTTTCCGCCGGGCTCTCGGCTGCCCTCGGTGCGTGAGTTGTGTGAGACGCACGGGGCCAGTCTTGCCACCGTCACCCATGCGCTGCATCGCCTGGAGGATGCGGGGTGGATCGAGGCGCGCCCGCGGCAAGGCTTCTTCGCCAGCCCGGCCTCTGCCGATCCACCGGGGCCGACGACATCCACACCGCCCAGACTGCCCGAGGCGCTCGATGCACGGCGCGAACGGCTGATGGCGCTGGCCGCTGCGCGGGACGAATACCTGTCCCTGGGCCACTTGGCCCTGCCGGATGAGCTCCTGCCGCAAGCGGCTTTCAGGCGCCTCTTCCATCGGCATCTGCGGGCGCCGGCGATCACAACGGCTACGGTGGCGGGGTCCGCCCGGCTGAAACAGCGGCTGGCGGACCGGTTGAATCGACGGGGATGTGAGGTCGTGGCGTCGGAGGTGGTCGTGACACAGGGCGAGGGAGAGTCCCTGCGCCTGTGCCTGGAAGTGCTCACCCAACCGGGTGACCGCGTGGCCGTCACCCGGCCGGTGCCGCTGCGGCTGCTGGAGTTGTTGCACTCCCGGCGCCTCCAGGTCGTGGAGCTGTCTGCGGACGGGGCGCTTTCCGATGGTGGCGTGGATTCCGATGGCGTTGACGCCGACCGGGTTGACGCCGATGGCGTTGATTCACCTCTCGTTGATTCACAGCGCGTTGATCGGTCACCGTCGGGCGTCCACGATGCGCAGCGGCTTGTGCGCGCACTGGCCGAGCAGATCGCAGCGGACCCTCCCGTGCTGTGCATCGTGGACATGACCAGCTCGGCGCTCGCAGGGGTCAGCTGGGACGATGACTCTGCCCGGGCGCTTGTCTCCCTGTGTACGCGCCACGATCTTCCGTTGATCGAATGTGATCTGTTTGGTGAATTGCCCCTGCGCCCCGATGCCCCCCGGCCGCTCAAGGCCTTCGACCCGGCGGATCGCGTGCTGCATTGCGGCAGCACGGCGTGTATCACCGGGGTCGGGCTGGCGGTGGGGTGGGTGGCGTCGGGCCGTCATCGTCTTCAGCTGACCGCCGCTCGTGCCGTGCATGGCGAGTTGCTGCCCGGGCTCACCGATGCCGTGATGGCGGATTTTCTGGCGGGCCCCGATGCGGATCGGCATCTGCGGCGCCTGCGGCGGCAGTTGCTTCGCCGGATGCAGGACTGGACTGCGGCGGTTCTGGCCGCCTTCCCCTCCGGCACGGTGGTTCAAGCAGCGCCGGCCGGGCATCAGTTGTGGTTGACGCTGCCGCAGGGTCTCAACGCCGTGGGTCTGCTCACGGCGGCCCGGCAGCATGGTGTCAGTTTTGTGCCGGGCGCTGTGTTCACCGCAGGGACTGCCCTTGATGCCTGCCTGCGTCTGACCACGGCCCATGCCCTGGACGAGACGCGGCGGGCGGCTGTTCAACTGCTTGGCCGATTGGCCAGTCAAGGGCTGGCGTGA
- a CDS encoding pyridoxal-phosphate dependent enzyme, producing MHPPPHSPQASQAPEAPLHAATPLIESLSLGAGRSPRIHLKMEALQVPGSFKIRGVGHACQTYARRGAQRFITSSGGNAGLAVAYAGQQLGLPVLVVVPETTSERAKSLLALFGADVRVHGKTWQEANELAMQVLTPDAAFVHPFDDPLLWEGHASMIDEVVAAGLRPDAVVVAVGGGGLLSGVVAGLVRQGLGHIPVIAAETSGAASLHAAMAAGAPVTLPSIDSIATSLGAKRVAEHAWALTQTHDIRSARVSDAQAVTGCLRFLDDHRVLVEPACGAALAVVYDQPEQLTGFEHVLVIVCGGATATLAQLQQWGQAGRGA from the coding sequence CTGCATCCCCCGCCTCACTCGCCTCAAGCCTCCCAGGCTCCGGAAGCCCCACTTCACGCGGCCACCCCGCTGATTGAATCCCTGAGCCTCGGCGCCGGGCGCTCGCCTCGCATCCATCTCAAGATGGAAGCCTTGCAGGTGCCGGGCTCCTTCAAGATTCGTGGGGTGGGCCATGCCTGCCAGACCTATGCCCGGAGAGGCGCCCAGCGTTTCATCACGTCCAGTGGCGGCAATGCCGGGCTGGCGGTCGCCTACGCCGGTCAGCAGTTGGGTCTGCCGGTGCTGGTGGTGGTGCCCGAGACGACCAGCGAGCGGGCGAAGTCCCTGCTGGCGCTGTTTGGGGCGGACGTGCGCGTCCACGGAAAGACCTGGCAGGAAGCCAACGAACTCGCCATGCAGGTGCTGACGCCGGACGCCGCCTTTGTGCATCCGTTCGACGACCCGCTGCTGTGGGAAGGCCATGCTTCGATGATCGACGAGGTGGTGGCCGCCGGTCTGCGGCCGGATGCGGTGGTAGTGGCGGTGGGCGGCGGCGGGCTGTTGTCCGGCGTGGTGGCCGGGCTGGTGCGCCAGGGCTTGGGCCATATTCCGGTGATCGCTGCAGAGACCTCCGGTGCGGCATCGCTGCATGCAGCCATGGCGGCCGGTGCGCCGGTCACCCTGCCGTCCATCGACAGCATTGCCACCTCGCTGGGTGCCAAGCGGGTGGCGGAGCATGCCTGGGCCCTGACGCAGACCCATGACATCCGCAGCGCACGGGTGTCCGATGCGCAAGCGGTGACCGGCTGCCTGCGCTTCCTGGACGATCACCGTGTGCTGGTGGAGCCAGCCTGCGGCGCGGCCTTGGCGGTGGTGTACGACCAGCCGGAGCAGCTGACGGGTTTTGAGCATGTGCTGGTGATCGTCTGCGGCGGCGCCACAGCCACGCTGGCGCAACTGCAGCAGTGGGGGCAGGCCGGACGAGGCGCCTGA